The Phragmites australis chromosome 13, lpPhrAust1.1, whole genome shotgun sequence DNA window TCTATCCATTATTCACATGCTAATAGACATTTGTAACACATTTTTTAACTTTTAAGATCAAATATTTTCAGATTAATTAAGCGAGGCTGTTGTCAGACTAGCCCCGTATCCAAACGCCGTTGTCCTATCTTCATCATGCATGGTGCAAGTGGTACATGTCGTTTACTCAGCCGTAAGTAGACTTGTCCAATAATTGAGCGCGAAACTAATAATTCAGTGGCATATGCATCGCGCTGCAGATGGCTGAAGCGTGAGGTATATTTTCAGTTACGTGCTTAATTCAACGCTTGATCTAGAAGTCATGTGACGAAGATGGCccggaaaagaaaaaaaaaacatgtggcGAAGCAGCTGACGCGGCGACGAGTAAAATACCTCTGAATTCATGTGCCGTCCTACTGTATACAAATATAATACCGTACAGTTTGAAGTTGTTTGGGACATCCGGggtaaaaaaatcaactatTGGTCTATTTATTAGAGCTCCAGTTTGAAGAATTTTTAGAACCGAGTATTCCTAATTCTAGGAATTTGTGGAGCTAGAGCGATAGTTACACCGAAGATGTTAAGatgagttattttatttttatttttatctaaaatagAGACTTCAATCACTTAATTTTATCTTATAAATATAAGATCTGGTGTGCAGCTAGAAGTTAGAGCTCTgtccaatatatatacataaatacaatagaacaatatatatacataaatacaATAGAACAATGTATACTGCATTATATTATAAGTTACAAATAACTCATTTCGGTCTCTCTTTGGGGCAAGTGAAGTCTTACTGTATAAGTTATAAAGAACTCATTTAGATCTCTCATTAACCCTTTAGTTTTAGTATATTTGTTTGTCATCGCAGGCAGAcaatatatatagggggactaagtataaaaaatacataacaaGTTCGGTCAAAATAAAGAGATGTTTAATGAGAAATAACCACATATTCTCTTTAGTTGTATTTACAGTTGCTTAGCTTCTCTCAAATCATTATATGTAGTAgtaaagagttttttttaagccAGTGGTAAAGAGTGTTAATGCTGCAATAATTGAACTTTTGTTTTTCTAAACATTTTGGAAACTCCCAAGTTAAAAAAGGGACAAATATTGTGGAACAAGTGAAGTATCACTCCATCCGTCTAAAAATATAAGGCATATTTTATTTCGGAtaagtcaaactttgtatatTTTGACCAACTATTACTCAAATGTAAGCATATTTAATGTAGAAATATTATGTAGcttgattcatatttcaaaatacTTTCACATATTGATTTcatagctataaataatatattttatgaaaaaaaataaccatcaaaatctaattttaaacACCGTGCCACAACACAATATGTCTTTTATTCTTGGACGGAGGACGGTACATTGTAAAGAGCTCTTTGGAGCTGTGCGGAGCATCTAAAGTCAACCGTGGATGATATCTGAAGTCAACTATACAGGTCCATTTGGGGCATCTTAAAGTCTAACTCTACATGGGTGTGATCGAAGATGTATAAGATGTataatagtttttttagatGGGTTCTATGATAGATTTGATTGAAAAGTGGGGCATAACTTGTTGGAATACTTGTGTATCACGTATATgtactcactactacagaatccaTTTAGTGAGGCACCCCTGTATAGAGAGATCTatggagccgtctgtacaaaGAATACCACATATGACTTCAAATTAGAACCgtctaaaaaaataagaaagagtAGTTGCAACAAAGCAGGACGCTATAGTACAGATGGTTACAAACTACAATCATCTGTATTAATAATGTCCCACTCGTTTTGAACGTATAtattatatagattattttcgtATAATGGGTAGTAATAAACGACATGTGAGAAGGTAAGTAAGGTTCGTGCGAAATTAGATATTGCCAGTTTGACTCTAGAAAACACACTCGTGATATTTCGCGtaaaaaatcgtgtgacttgtgactgcTAGCTTAAAAAACTTAGTATAGGTGGTTTCAATAACGAGTCGTCTATATAAATGATTTGTAAAGACTCTTTTTTACagatgattaaaaaaatattcagtaCAGATTTTACAAACCGTCTAGATTAGCGTAGATAAGATCCCATCTTCTCATCGGTTTGTTACAACCGTGTACTTAAGCCGTAGTGCTTCGATGAATCAGCATCGCGTGATTCTCAAAGTTCTTGCACGCTTTCATGTTGGAATACTTGTGTATCACACGTACATGCACACTTGGGCTGATCCCTTGTATATCTAGCTAACTTCCTAGATTAGCGTAGATAAGAGATCCATGGTCTCCTCATGTGTTTGTTATAAACGTGTACATCTCCTATACTACTTAATTAAGCCATATTACTTCAATGAATCAGCATAACTTTCAAACACATGTAAATAGCAAATGTGTAGAAAGAAGAGGAACCGCACGATGGAGCAAGCATGAATGGGCATCTGACGATGGGCAAGTTGTCTGATCACAACATTGACCATGCTGCATTTGTCTAAAGAAAGGAATAATAAATTCAAAAGGTTACACTATGATTGTGAGAAGCATCTAAAGCACAAATCTACACTTTCTATTGATATTCCACATCacaaaaacaaatttcaaaaaaatcaatttctatTCCATTCTGCACTGCGGGGCATCCAGAGGCAAAGCATGGAAGCACAATTTCTTCCGAAGGAATGAGGTTCCCATATGCACAGACAGTAAGTGTACTAGCCTTTTCGTGAGTATATTTAACATCAAGAGCATATCAGGTGAAACACCCTAGATATTGAAAATGGTGCAAATTCTTTGTcaatgcaaaatttcaaaaacaaatgcaTTTACTTTTTAAAGATACaaaaagataaattatattgTTGTAACAGTGTGATTCTACCATTGTTAACTATTTACACactattgcatctacaatttgatttttttccaatCTCGTAAACAGGATTGATCTTTTCTTGTAAATTTTGCATGGACATAGAACATACCTTCACCTATAGGTTAGATATATATTTCTGTGTAAATACTTTTTTCTTCATGAAACAAGACACCATGCGAAATGCATGCAGGCTATTAGAGATTACAACAATAGAGATCTTTGCTAAATGCAGATGAAAGTTTAGCAATAGAATTTATGCTTAATGTTATTCTTTCTATATTTTGTGAATTTGTGTCAGTTATtttttgaaaggaaaacaaCAGAATCTCCCACTAtggtaaatatattatataaaacaTGGTAAAAAAACaagtaaaaaggaaaaagtAGGGAGCTTTGgacaagaagaggaggaaactATGCAAGTCAGGAGAGCATGAGGACACCACCGATTTCAAAAGCTCACATACCCTATTTAACTATAAAAGAAATTCAGAAGTGAAACAATACTTCCATACAAGGAGGGAAGGTCTGACATTTCTGAAAATAAGATTGTTTCTCTGTTTCCAAATGCTCAAGTAGTGATAACAAAGATCTTCATAAAGAGAGGATTCTGACAATCTTTTGCAGCCTTCTGCATCATCATGAAGAATTGAAGATTGATGTTCCAATGCATCTGGATAGAGTACCAGCGGTTGGCCATCTTTGGTTGTTTGTCGGTTTAAACTTTGTAATAAATATATGTTGCGTATATCCTTGGATGTAGAGATTGagatatttttattatcttGATGAAataaatcttttaaaaaaataaattttacatGTGAATTTTAGGAAACTAGCACCGATTTTAAATATTTAGTGCCTTCTTCGTCCCCTTAAACATCAGGAAGCATTATATATGATGCTAATGCCGGCTTCATGGTGTATATAAGATGATAAGGAGTCAGGATCGAATCACATTGCTCATTAGCAAAGAGTGTCAAGAACGACCGGGGAATAGTTGAGGGGAGCAGCATTTCATCCTGGTGCTGAGTTTCAGCCGGCGATATGGCACATTCTCAAGATATCCAGCTCCAGATCCGAGGTACTTGCTTAGCTTCAGTACTTCATGCATGCGTAGTGGCTGACTGTGTGAAACAACAGGATCTTACTACACAGCAGCGAGTGCAGTGTTCATACTCATACTAGCTAAGCTAGCTAGTAGCTTCACTGCAACTCTGCATTTCTACGTACCTAATTGTTTTGTTTGATCGAGTGAACTTCACTGGCTGGTTACTACACTAAACCGCTGTAATTAAATTTATTTCCACCAAGGTATCCCGGGATCGGAGTCCAGCCGCGGCGAGGGGCCGGAACCCGCCATGCTTCGGACGAAGAGGCGCAGCGTTCGATGGCGGGTGCTGGTGCTGGCGGACATGCTGATGCTGCTCTTGGGGGAGGCGATGGCGCCCCTCCTGTGCCGCCTGTACTACAACTCCGGCGGCAACAGCTTGTGGATGGCCACGCTAGTGCAGTCCGCCGGCGCGCCGGTGCTGGTCATCCCACTTCTCCTCACTCCGCGGGCCGccgccggggatccccggccgGCGGTGTCCAATCTGGCGGCCATCTGCGTGGGCCTCGGGCTCGTCATCGGCTGCGACAACCTGATGTACTCGTACGCCATGCTGTACCTGCCGGTGTCCACCTTCTCGCTCGTGGCCGCGACGCAGCTGGCCTTCAACGCCGTCACCTCGCGCCTCATCAATGCGCAGCGCTTCACGGCGCTCATCCTCAACTCTGTCGTCGTGCTCACCTTCTCCGCCGCGCTGCTCGGCGTCGGCTTCTCTGACGACGACGAGACCTCCAGCAGCAACGACGTGCCGCGCGGGAAGCACGCGCTCGGCTTCGTCCTCACCCTGTCCGCGTCCGCCGTATACGCGCTCATCCTGTCCCTCTTCGAGGTCACCTTCGAGAAAGTGATCAGGACGAAGACGCTGCGGTGGGTGCTCAAGATGCAAATTTGCACGAACGTGGTGGCCTCGGTAGTGTCCGTGGTAGCGCTGTTCGCGTCGGGGGAGTGGAGGACGATCCCGGGGGAGATGGCGGCGTTCAAGAACGGGAGGGCGGGGTACGTGGGAACCCTGGTGGGGATCGCGGTGGGGTGGCAGGCGGCGACGCTGGGTGCTGTGCGGCTGATCACCAGGGTGTCGTCGCTGTTCGCGAACGTGACGGGCACCCTGGCGCTGCCGCTGGTGCCGGTGTTCGCGGTCGCCCTGTTCGGGGACAGGATGACGGGGATCAAGGTGGTGGCCGTGCTCATGGCCGTGTGGGGTTTCCTCTCGTACGTGTACCAGCACTACCTCGATGACCGGCGCGTGGCTACACGGAAGAGGAGAACGGCGGCTGACTGCAGCGTCTGCGCGGCGCGGATCGGAGCAAGCCAGGCGGTCGTGCCAGCTCCGGACTCCGACGTGGCTTAGCAAGCTGCTCGTCGCTCGGCTGACTCGGATGGCGTCGATAACacctttttattttctatttgttttCGCACATTTAAAAGTTCGTATCTTTTTAACCCAATAGTATATTGGTTCTTCATTTGTTCCACTGTCACATTTGTATTGCTTAATTATACACAGAGCTCACAAAGATCAATGTATTTTTGTCTAGTAacactttatttatttttcgtcCATGTTATTTCGTGCTATAACGAAATACATGTAGCAATCTTACTGCTAGTTGGTGTTGTTTCGTGCTATATGAAGACACAAACAATGTTTCTAAGTTTCTAACAAGCGTTGCGCCGTAGCTCTCCCATATATAGGAGCATAGGACCTCTGGGCGCTAGCACAATACACGATCTAAGATGAGAGACCTTACAAGCACTGCATAGTGGGATCACTTATGAATACAAGCATCACATGTGATAACATTAGGAGCAGCCACCATGCGGATCGAAGTCGCTGGTGACGTGCGCTCGACATTTTTGCTTAGGTGGACAATGAAACCACATGAGCCTAGTTAGTCAGAGACACGATCTTCATTGGTTAGCGCTCGACAGGGATCTTAACCGAAGACGGAGATCTTCGTGGCGGTAGCCATTGTTGAGTCGGGATTTGAGGAGGCTTCTCTATTCAGAGTTAAGAATTTTTTGGTGCGGACGGCCGGCTAGCTCGAAGCAAGGGGATAGAGAAAAAAGCTGAGCTTGCCTTTGCTATTTAAGGCCGTTATTTCCACCAAACTAAATCAGTAGCGACCTAGAATAAATAACAATGCGAAACTATTTGTGTATATAGTTGTGACCTACGATTAGCGGAAGAGTTCCTAAACAATTGACGGTGGTCTGGAGCGGACATTGTGCTTTGTTTCTCTCCTTCCATAAGCTCCAAGTAGTTAACATCACTATGCATGCCGTCTGTGGTGATCTTACACTAGTCTAATTTGATGTGTCTTTCTAGACTCGATCTCAAATATGTGATATTGTCCTTGTTGGTTTGACCCTATGGCGGCTAAGAAATCGAGGGggctctcttctccttcctcttcttcctcctatcCTCTTAGATAATCAAGCTTTAGCTCTGAAAATGTCTGAGAAAGCTTG harbors:
- the LOC133889516 gene encoding probable purine permease 11 codes for the protein MAHSQDIQLQIRGIPGSESSRGEGPEPAMLRTKRRSVRWRVLVLADMLMLLLGEAMAPLLCRLYYNSGGNSLWMATLVQSAGAPVLVIPLLLTPRAAAGDPRPAVSNLAAICVGLGLVIGCDNLMYSYAMLYLPVSTFSLVAATQLAFNAVTSRLINAQRFTALILNSVVVLTFSAALLGVGFSDDDETSSSNDVPRGKHALGFVLTLSASAVYALILSLFEVTFEKVIRTKTLRWVLKMQICTNVVASVVSVVALFASGEWRTIPGEMAAFKNGRAGYVGTLVGIAVGWQAATLGAVRLITRVSSLFANVTGTLALPLVPVFAVALFGDRMTGIKVVAVLMAVWGFLSYVYQHYLDDRRVATRKRRTAADCSVCAARIGASQAVVPAPDSDVA